One Scylla paramamosain isolate STU-SP2022 chromosome 5, ASM3559412v1, whole genome shotgun sequence genomic region harbors:
- the LOC135100746 gene encoding protein fem-1 homolog A-like yields MSRLLFQMLLDHRSRSEASRMVCARTNGATPLVMAAKNGHLACVEYLVERCGADLEQVGSVVFDGETIDGAPPLWCAAAAGHLDVVSYLLEKGANVNATTKTNSTPLRAACFDGHFEIVKYLVEHNSDIEVANRHGHTCLMIACYKGHFDIAKYLIEITANVNRKSVKGNTALHDCAESGSLDIMKLLLDHNAKMDVDSYGMTPLLAASVTGHTHIVEYLISRTDLVSRKDKIDALELLGATYVDKKRDMLGALRFWKMAMSERYDNGEMIYPKPVQQSPIAAYENSIEVMTLHQLEEIISDPDEMRMQALLVRERILGPAHPDTSYYIRYRGAVYADTGNFDRCITLWMYALDMQQKILEPLSPMTQSSFVSFAELFSFMMSEAKNRGRRVPVVNFCDMMRVFEKCLREVEVGMFQLNKGVTSYGGMLASGGGERDTTYFHRTLVITMHLVCLLTKLGPSLTPLQRHAMRKAVYDLVRLDPRGSGGVTPLHLACSRDSSATIGRFPICTFPSAEVVSLLLEVGANPCATDHQGNTPLHTLASNKQCRRDLLMALLSAGAHLDTLNRSGQSFASIRASRGQRLHQLINPLQHTSLQCLAAATLRRHGLLYENTLHPRLSHFVDQH; encoded by the exons CTGCTATTCCAGATGCTGCTGGACCACCGTAGCCGCAGCGAGGCAAGCCGCATGGTGTGCGCACGGACCAACGGCGCAACGCCGCTGGTGATGGCCGCCAAGAACGGACACCTCGCTTGCGTCGAGTATCTGGTGGAAAGATGCGGCGCCGATCTGGAGCAGGTGGGATCAG TTGTGTTTGACGGCGAGACCATAGATGGAGCCCCCCCGCTATGGTGCGCTGCAGCAGCTGGCCACCTCGACGTTGTGTCCTACCTGTTGGAGAAGGGCGCCAATGTCAATGCCACCACGAAGACCAACTCCACCCCCCTCAGAGCAGCTTGCTTCGACGGTCACTTCGAGATCGTCAAGTATCTAGTGGAACATAATTCAG ACATCGAGGTTGCCAATCGCCACGGCCACACGTGTCTTATGATTGCATGCTACAAGGGCCACTTCGATATTGCCAAATACCTCATAGAAATTACTGCTAATGTAAACCGCAAGAGTGTGAAAGGAAACACTGCGCTACATGATTGTGCGGAGTCAGGTTCTCTGGACATAATGAAGCTGCTATTAGACCACAATGCCAAAATGGATGTAGATTCATATG GGATGACACCATTACTAGCAGCCAGTGTTACAGGCCACACACACATCGTAGAGTACCTAATCTCACGGACAGACCTCGTCTCCCGCAAAGACAAAATAGATGCCTTGGAATTACTCGGTGCTACATATGTTGACAAAAAGAGAGACATGCTTGGAGCTCTTAGGTTCTGGAAGATGGCTATGTCAGAGAG ATATGATAATGGAGAAATGATCTACCCAAAGCCAGTACAGCAGTCTCCTATTGCTGCTTATGAAAACTCTATAGAAGTTATGACCTTACATCAACTAGAAGAAATTATCTCAGACCCAGATGAGATGAGGATGCAAGCACTGCTGGTACGTGAGAGGATCCTGGGACCTGCCCATCCAGACACCAGCTATTACATTCGGTACCGAGGTGCTGTATATGCAGACACTGGCAACTTCGACCGCTGCATCACCCTCTGGATGTATGCTCTAGACATGCAGCAGAAGATCTTGGAGCCCCTGAGCCCTATGACCCAGAGCTCGTTTGTGTCCTTTGCAGAACTGTTTTCATTCATGATGAGTGAAGCCAAGAACCGGGGAAGGAGGGTGCCAGTGGTCAACTTCTGCGATATGATGCGTGTGTTTGAAAAGTGTCTAAGAGAGGTAGAGGTGGGCATGTTTCAACTCAATAAGGGTGTCACCAGTTATGGGGGCATGCTGGCAAGTGGCGGTGGGGAGCGAGACACCACCTATTTCCACCGTACACTGGTAATCACGATGCACCTTGTGTGCCTTCTCACCAAACTAGGACCAAGCTTGACACCCTTGCAGCGCCATGCCATGAGGAAAGCTGTGTATGATCTGGTGCGGTTGGATCCACGCGGATCTGGAGGTGTCACTCCACTCCACCTTGCTTGCTCCCGGGACTCCTCAGCCACCATCGGGAGGTTCCCCATCTGTACCTTCCCAAGTGCAGAGGTGGTCTCTCTCCTGCTGGAGGTGGGTGCTAACCCTTGTGCCACTGATCACCAGGGCAACACACCCCTCCACACCCTGGCCAGCAACAAGCAGTGTCGCCGTGACCTCCTCATGGCCCTGCTCTCAGCTGGCGCTCACCTTGACACCCTCAACCGTTCAGGACAGAGTTTTGCCTCCATCAGGGCATCCAGAGGTCAGCGCCTCCACCAGCTGATCAATCCCCTACAGCACACCTCCCTCCAGTGCCTCGCTGCTGCCACGCTGCGACGCCACGGCCTCCTCTATGAAAATACATTGCATCCTCGTCTGTCACATTTTGTTGACCAACACTGA
- the LOC135100744 gene encoding synaptosomal-associated protein 29-like isoform X3, which yields MPGPEMEAAREAELRRQEVLRQMRDIENHTLQSTKSSKIMLSESERVGLETAQELVKQREQLNNTERKLDNIGGDLKDTQKNINGIKSVFSSLKTWWSTPKQGTQSGNSQKESPTQPASPTDPCDTEGVLKNPNLSSAFQKCQTSLASSQQSSTHPALQLRGFDDVEEDDTFVRDFRETSKKVNLQLDADLDEISQGLSRLKGLAVGLGEEITDQNDLIDRIHGKAEKVEATIGSQNTQMKKILKR from the exons ATGCCAGGTCCTGAGATGGAGGCAGCAAGGGAGGCTGAGTTGCGGCGCCAGGAAGTGCTTCGACAAATGAGAGAT atagaAAATCACACCCTTCAATCTACCAAAAGCAGCAAAATAATGCTGAGTGAGAGTGAAAGAGTTGGGCTGGAAACAGCACAG GAGTTGGTGAAGCAACGGGAGCAGCTTAACAACACAGAACGCAAGCTGGACAACATTGGGGGTGACCTTAAGGACACTCAGAAAAACATCAATGGAATTAAG AGTGTGTTCAGTAGCCTCAAAACATGGTGGTCCACCCCTAAACAAGGAACACAGAGTGGCAACTCCCAGAAAGAATCTCCTACTCAGCCAGCAAGTCCAACAGATCCTTGTGATACAGAAGGGGTGCTGAAAAACCCCAACTTGTCATCAGCTTTTCAGAAGTGTCAAACATCACTTGCCTCCAGTCAGCAGTCATCTACCCACCCag CCCTACAACTTAGAGGGTTTGATGACGTCGAGGAAGATGATACCTTTGTTCGGGACTTCCGTGAAACTTCCAAGAAAGTGAATTTACAACTCGATGCAGATCTTG ATGAAATCTCTCAAGGCTTGTCTCGCCTCAAGGGTTTGGCAGTGGGTCTTGGTGAAGAGATTACAGACCAGAATGATCTCATTGACCGTATCCATGGGAAAGCTGAGAAAGTAGAAGCCACAATAGGCTCCCAGAACACCCAGATGAAGAAAATTCTGAAGAGGTGA
- the LOC135100744 gene encoding synaptosomal-associated protein 29-like isoform X2 — MASGSRKFGLDDNNSNFSFFNDNDGMTREFLNTSSATYLASDKLMPGPEMEAAREAELRRQEVLRQMRDIENHTLQSTKSSKIMLSESERVGLETAQELVKQREQLNNTERKLDNIGGDLKDTQKNINGIKSVFSSLKTWWSTPKQGTQSGNSQKESPTQPASPTDPCDTEGVLKNPNLSSAFQKCQTSLASSQQSSTHPALQLRGFDDVEEDDTFVRDFRETSKKVNLQLDADLDEISQGLSRLKGLAVGLGEEITDQNDLIDRIHGKAEKVEATIGSQNTQMKKILKR; from the exons ATGGCCTCTGGATCTAGAAAGTTTGGCCTAGATGACAACAAttcaaatttttctttcttcaatgaTAACGATGGGATGACGAGAG AGTTCCTGAACACATCCAGTGCTACCTACCTTGCTTCAGATAAGTTAATGCCAGGTCCTGAGATGGAGGCAGCAAGGGAGGCTGAGTTGCGGCGCCAGGAAGTGCTTCGACAAATGAGAGAT atagaAAATCACACCCTTCAATCTACCAAAAGCAGCAAAATAATGCTGAGTGAGAGTGAAAGAGTTGGGCTGGAAACAGCACAG GAGTTGGTGAAGCAACGGGAGCAGCTTAACAACACAGAACGCAAGCTGGACAACATTGGGGGTGACCTTAAGGACACTCAGAAAAACATCAATGGAATTAAG AGTGTGTTCAGTAGCCTCAAAACATGGTGGTCCACCCCTAAACAAGGAACACAGAGTGGCAACTCCCAGAAAGAATCTCCTACTCAGCCAGCAAGTCCAACAGATCCTTGTGATACAGAAGGGGTGCTGAAAAACCCCAACTTGTCATCAGCTTTTCAGAAGTGTCAAACATCACTTGCCTCCAGTCAGCAGTCATCTACCCACCCag CCCTACAACTTAGAGGGTTTGATGACGTCGAGGAAGATGATACCTTTGTTCGGGACTTCCGTGAAACTTCCAAGAAAGTGAATTTACAACTCGATGCAGATCTTG ATGAAATCTCTCAAGGCTTGTCTCGCCTCAAGGGTTTGGCAGTGGGTCTTGGTGAAGAGATTACAGACCAGAATGATCTCATTGACCGTATCCATGGGAAAGCTGAGAAAGTAGAAGCCACAATAGGCTCCCAGAACACCCAGATGAAGAAAATTCTGAAGAGGTGA
- the LOC135100744 gene encoding synaptosomal-associated protein 29-like isoform X1, giving the protein MIKLSYKYNGSSLKFLNHGFCLPKLPILPADDSSRHNNTVTTLIEFLNTSSATYLASDKLMPGPEMEAAREAELRRQEVLRQMRDIENHTLQSTKSSKIMLSESERVGLETAQELVKQREQLNNTERKLDNIGGDLKDTQKNINGIKSVFSSLKTWWSTPKQGTQSGNSQKESPTQPASPTDPCDTEGVLKNPNLSSAFQKCQTSLASSQQSSTHPALQLRGFDDVEEDDTFVRDFRETSKKVNLQLDADLDEISQGLSRLKGLAVGLGEEITDQNDLIDRIHGKAEKVEATIGSQNTQMKKILKR; this is encoded by the exons ATGATCAAGCTATCCTACAAGTATAATGGATCCTCATTGAAATTTCTAAATCACGGGTTCTGCCTGCCAAAGCTCCCCATACTACCAGCTGATGACTCCAGCCGGCATAATAATACGGTAACCACGTTAATAG AGTTCCTGAACACATCCAGTGCTACCTACCTTGCTTCAGATAAGTTAATGCCAGGTCCTGAGATGGAGGCAGCAAGGGAGGCTGAGTTGCGGCGCCAGGAAGTGCTTCGACAAATGAGAGAT atagaAAATCACACCCTTCAATCTACCAAAAGCAGCAAAATAATGCTGAGTGAGAGTGAAAGAGTTGGGCTGGAAACAGCACAG GAGTTGGTGAAGCAACGGGAGCAGCTTAACAACACAGAACGCAAGCTGGACAACATTGGGGGTGACCTTAAGGACACTCAGAAAAACATCAATGGAATTAAG AGTGTGTTCAGTAGCCTCAAAACATGGTGGTCCACCCCTAAACAAGGAACACAGAGTGGCAACTCCCAGAAAGAATCTCCTACTCAGCCAGCAAGTCCAACAGATCCTTGTGATACAGAAGGGGTGCTGAAAAACCCCAACTTGTCATCAGCTTTTCAGAAGTGTCAAACATCACTTGCCTCCAGTCAGCAGTCATCTACCCACCCag CCCTACAACTTAGAGGGTTTGATGACGTCGAGGAAGATGATACCTTTGTTCGGGACTTCCGTGAAACTTCCAAGAAAGTGAATTTACAACTCGATGCAGATCTTG ATGAAATCTCTCAAGGCTTGTCTCGCCTCAAGGGTTTGGCAGTGGGTCTTGGTGAAGAGATTACAGACCAGAATGATCTCATTGACCGTATCCATGGGAAAGCTGAGAAAGTAGAAGCCACAATAGGCTCCCAGAACACCCAGATGAAGAAAATTCTGAAGAGGTGA